A single Marinitoga aeolica DNA region contains:
- a CDS encoding ATP-binding protein — MDLNEIIERMELKKARLLNALPAKKRLYFKNIDKYDNRGILLYGPRGVGKTTYLLMKAKENNYFYISGDDPLISTFPLYEIGEKVFLEGYDGIIIDEVHYLNKWSIHIKALYDSYPDKKIWISDSSSIILRTGISDLSRRFIKIRMPLLSFREYIYLSKNIEVQTINSPFNFDKEKFMSQIKNIDILKLFKEYASAGTRPFFLEGNFSEKMENILEKTLYSDIPFFLNSIKENHLKLMKAVIGYLIYSRIPTINVERMCKEWGLSKNKLYELLKVMEEAELINIILKEKDFSINSKGEKIFLADPAYYYIYNGEIENFREAFTVFTLKEKGKIFASKNEKEGDFIWNDIKIEVGGKNKKIKKSDFVIRDDIDMPLKNKVPLWLLGFLW; from the coding sequence TTATTGAAAGAATGGAGTTAAAAAAAGCACGATTGCTAAACGCATTACCTGCAAAAAAGAGGTTGTATTTTAAAAATATTGATAAATATGATAATAGAGGAATATTGTTATATGGACCTCGAGGAGTAGGTAAAACAACATATTTATTGATGAAAGCAAAAGAAAATAATTATTTTTATATCTCTGGAGACGATCCATTAATTTCAACATTTCCATTATATGAAATTGGTGAAAAAGTTTTTTTAGAAGGATATGATGGAATAATAATAGATGAAGTGCATTACTTGAATAAATGGAGCATACATATTAAGGCGTTATATGATTCATATCCAGATAAAAAGATATGGATAAGTGATAGTAGCAGTATAATATTAAGAACAGGAATATCGGATCTTTCAAGAAGGTTTATAAAAATTAGAATGCCTTTATTATCTTTTAGAGAATATATATATTTGTCAAAAAATATAGAAGTTCAAACCATAAATTCTCCTTTCAATTTTGATAAGGAGAAATTTATGTCACAAATAAAAAATATTGATATTTTAAAGTTATTTAAAGAATATGCATCAGCAGGAACAAGACCATTCTTCCTTGAAGGAAATTTTTCTGAAAAAATGGAAAATATTCTTGAAAAAACATTATATAGCGATATACCATTTTTTTTGAACAGCATAAAAGAAAATCATCTAAAATTAATGAAAGCTGTAATAGGTTATTTGATATATTCAAGAATTCCAACGATTAACGTTGAACGAATGTGTAAAGAGTGGGGGTTGAGCAAAAATAAATTATATGAATTATTAAAAGTGATGGAAGAAGCAGAATTAATAAATATAATATTAAAAGAAAAAGATTTTAGCATAAATTCAAAAGGTGAGAAAATATTTCTTGCTGATCCCGCATATTACTATATATATAATGGAGAAATTGAGAATTTTAGAGAGGCATTTACAGTATTTACGTTAAAAGAAAAAGGAAAGATATTCGCATCAAAAAATGAAAAAGAAGGAGATTTTATTTGGAATGATATAAAAATCGAAGTAGGTGGGAAAAATAAAAAAATTAAAAAATCAGATTTTGTTATTCGTGATGATATTGATATGCCTTTAAAAAATAAGGTACCATTATGGTTATTGGGATTTTTATGGTAA
- a CDS encoding Lon protease family protein, translating to MELKWEDFKVKIPELDFENTENIDAMTEYFGQKRAYESILMGLEIEQKTHNIFIAGPVNTGRRTFAKNILSRYSTNKKTPNDYIYVYNFKDSMKPKAISLKPGTAIKFKKELEETVEMAFNAIKKGIESEDFSQKRTKLEQEYLSERKKIWEELKKQVEKLNFKLQFTSDGAVTIPVYEGKELTDEEYDQLPEDVRNKYEEKTPQIRQLMEKTMVKITEIDKNYREQLRNLEKYWALFTISSIFENLIKEYNDNSDVVEYLNEIKNDISEKFPEILSDENLIKYYKKKYSINIIVDNSSISGAPVIEATDPTYSNLIGKIEYISQMGILKTDFTMIKPGLLHKANGGYLILDAEKVMKNPYVWEALKNALMNKEIKIENLEGKMGLSVVHTLEPDPIPLNVKVIMIGEEWMYEILYAYDPDFKKLFNIKVPFDTEIELSKKNAEYFSMFVKNIIKENDLKDFTKKAVEELIKYSCRLNGKNDKLSARFGILKNIILEANYISDRYSDTIPYVDGNAVKEAIQKHENMFSLYRDKIMESIKDGQLILETKGEKIGQINGLTVMEIDSYSFGVPVKITAKVFSAKQAGLLDIQRDADLSGKIHRKSTYIIENYFYSKYHLDEHMVFSASISFEQVYSMLEGDSASLAEVLALISAISNIPIKQNIAVTGSIDQHGNIQPVGGIIEKVEGFYNVCKLQGLTGEQGVIIPYQNIKNLVLNHEIENAIKDGKFHIYTVKNVDEAIEITMNKKAGKMDEHGNFEKDTVNCMVLEGIKNLKKLHPTKKRFWPWK from the coding sequence ATGGAATTAAAATGGGAAGATTTCAAAGTGAAAATTCCAGAGTTGGATTTTGAAAACACAGAAAATATCGATGCGATGACAGAATATTTTGGACAAAAACGTGCATATGAATCAATATTAATGGGTTTAGAAATAGAACAAAAAACACACAATATTTTTATTGCGGGCCCTGTGAATACAGGAAGAAGAACCTTTGCAAAAAACATATTATCCAGATATTCTACGAATAAAAAAACACCAAATGATTACATATATGTATATAACTTCAAAGACTCAATGAAACCAAAAGCAATATCATTAAAACCTGGAACAGCAATAAAATTCAAAAAAGAACTGGAAGAAACAGTAGAAATGGCATTTAATGCTATAAAAAAGGGTATTGAAAGTGAGGATTTCTCACAAAAAAGAACAAAACTTGAACAGGAATATTTAAGTGAAAGAAAAAAAATATGGGAAGAATTGAAAAAACAGGTAGAAAAATTAAATTTTAAATTGCAATTTACATCAGATGGAGCAGTAACAATCCCTGTGTACGAAGGAAAAGAATTAACAGACGAAGAATATGACCAATTGCCAGAAGATGTGAGAAATAAATACGAAGAAAAAACACCTCAAATCAGGCAATTAATGGAAAAAACAATGGTAAAAATCACAGAAATAGACAAAAACTACAGAGAGCAATTAAGAAATTTAGAAAAATATTGGGCGTTATTTACTATTTCCAGCATATTTGAAAATCTCATAAAAGAATATAACGACAATTCAGATGTTGTTGAATATCTCAATGAAATAAAAAATGATATTTCAGAAAAATTTCCTGAAATACTCTCAGATGAAAACTTAATAAAATACTATAAGAAAAAATATTCCATAAATATTATCGTGGATAATTCTTCTATTAGTGGAGCACCTGTTATAGAAGCTACAGATCCCACATATTCAAACCTCATTGGAAAAATAGAATATATATCACAAATGGGTATATTAAAAACCGATTTTACAATGATAAAACCAGGGTTATTGCATAAAGCAAATGGTGGATATTTAATACTTGATGCAGAAAAAGTAATGAAAAATCCATATGTTTGGGAAGCATTAAAAAATGCACTAATGAATAAAGAAATAAAAATAGAAAACCTCGAAGGAAAAATGGGATTAAGCGTGGTTCACACATTAGAACCAGATCCAATCCCCTTAAATGTAAAAGTAATAATGATTGGTGAAGAATGGATGTATGAAATATTATATGCATATGATCCAGATTTCAAAAAACTATTCAACATAAAAGTTCCGTTTGATACAGAAATAGAATTAAGCAAAAAAAATGCGGAATACTTTTCAATGTTTGTAAAAAATATAATAAAAGAAAATGATCTGAAAGATTTTACAAAAAAAGCGGTAGAAGAATTAATAAAATATTCCTGCAGGTTAAACGGAAAAAATGATAAATTATCAGCAAGATTTGGTATATTAAAAAATATAATTTTAGAAGCTAATTATATTTCAGATAGATATAGCGATACAATTCCTTATGTAGATGGCAATGCTGTAAAAGAAGCAATTCAAAAACATGAAAATATGTTCTCATTATATAGGGATAAAATAATGGAATCAATAAAAGATGGTCAATTGATATTAGAAACAAAAGGAGAAAAAATAGGACAAATTAATGGATTAACAGTTATGGAAATAGACTCATATTCCTTTGGAGTTCCTGTAAAAATTACAGCAAAAGTATTCTCTGCAAAACAGGCGGGGTTGCTTGATATTCAAAGAGATGCAGACTTAAGCGGTAAAATACATAGAAAATCCACATATATTATAGAAAATTATTTCTATTCCAAATATCATCTTGATGAACATATGGTATTCTCGGCTTCAATAAGTTTCGAACAGGTGTATTCTATGCTTGAAGGAGATAGTGCATCATTAGCAGAAGTATTGGCTTTAATATCAGCGATATCAAATATTCCAATAAAGCAAAATATAGCAGTAACAGGTTCCATCGATCAGCATGGGAATATACAACCAGTAGGTGGAATAATAGAAAAGGTAGAAGGTTTCTATAATGTATGTAAATTACAAGGATTAACAGGAGAGCAAGGAGTAATAATTCCCTATCAAAATATAAAAAATCTAGTATTAAACCATGAAATAGAAAATGCAATAAAAGACGGAAAATTTCATATATATACAGTAAAAAATGTAGATGAAGCAATAGAAATAACTATGAATAAAAAAGCAGGAAAAATGGATGAACATGGCAATTTTGAAAAAGATACGGTAAATTGCATGGTATTAGAAGGAATAAAAAATCTAAAAAAATTGCATCCCACTAAAAAGAGGTTTTGGCCGTGGAAATAG
- a CDS encoding tyrosine-type recombinase/integrase, which produces MEIERKEINKFDEILIEFLEELDDVTSATKKQYTKSIKYFLNYLRKHNISKPTPKTVKMWKTYLLKDKSPYTVNLYLSGIRRFFAFLEDKGLYKNIAKNVKGAKRPFGHRKDILTDEEIREIFKIIDTSTLAGKRDMAMIKTLAYTGIRIYSLINIKIKDIMKRNNKILLHYKSKGHVGKDSVIALHKEVYESINEFLKERRKIQKYKSNDPLFISLSPNSYGKALTERAVQMIIDKYFNELGLKEFRGDKKLSAHSFRHTVITKIALNHGIEAAKQIAGHKNISTTQIYYHEATSVALEADELIDFSE; this is translated from the coding sequence GTGGAAATAGAAAGGAAAGAAATAAACAAATTCGATGAAATATTAATAGAATTTCTCGAAGAGCTGGATGATGTAACTTCAGCGACTAAAAAGCAATATACAAAATCCATAAAATACTTTCTCAATTATTTGAGAAAGCACAACATATCAAAACCCACACCCAAAACAGTAAAAATGTGGAAAACATATCTATTAAAAGACAAAAGTCCATATACAGTAAATCTGTATCTTTCTGGTATAAGGCGTTTTTTTGCTTTCCTGGAAGATAAAGGATTATATAAAAATATAGCTAAAAATGTAAAAGGCGCAAAAAGACCATTTGGCCATAGAAAAGATATATTAACTGACGAAGAAATAAGAGAGATATTTAAAATAATAGACACATCAACATTAGCAGGAAAAAGAGATATGGCAATGATAAAAACATTGGCATATACAGGAATAAGAATATATTCTCTTATAAACATAAAAATAAAAGACATAATGAAAAGAAATAATAAAATATTACTTCATTACAAATCAAAAGGACATGTTGGTAAAGACTCGGTAATAGCTTTACATAAAGAAGTGTATGAATCTATAAATGAATTTTTAAAAGAAAGAAGAAAAATTCAAAAATACAAATCAAATGATCCGCTGTTTATTTCACTATCACCAAATTCATATGGCAAAGCATTAACAGAAAGAGCAGTTCAGATGATAATAGATAAATATTTCAATGAATTGGGGTTAAAAGAATTTAGAGGCGATAAAAAACTTTCAGCACATTCATTCAGGCATACTGTGATTACAAAAATAGCATTAAATCATGGAATAGAAGCAGCAAAACAAATAGCAGGTCATAAAAACATATCAACCACACAAATATACTATCACGAAGCAACCTCAGTAGCATTAGAAGCCGATGAGCTAATAGATTTTAGCGAGTAA